The Arachis ipaensis cultivar K30076 chromosome B07, Araip1.1, whole genome shotgun sequence genome includes a window with the following:
- the LOC107608904 gene encoding ATP-dependent zinc metalloprotease FTSH 9, chloroplastic (The sequence of the model RefSeq protein was modified relative to this genomic sequence to represent the inferred CDS: added 53 bases not found in genome assembly) — MSALEYLSPLTHTQLYLNSDSNFHRWRRHTATSFRHAVTSTRFAPNSGQPRVPTRHANFSTDSLRFHVWGDFKRGYDRIRASSGQESDSAASSGEEKSGDGDKGSKTATGSGSNRRKEKQQGKGGWWWWWLGSKGASGGSGGKWRWQPIVQAQEIGVLLLQLGIVVFVMRLLRPGIPLPGSEPRAATSFVSVPYSEFLSKINSDQVQKVEVDGVHIMFKLKPEVGTTGSDGSSEVASSGGGSKLLQQESESLVKSVSPTKRIVYTTTRPSDIRTPYEKMLENQVEFGSPDKRSGGFFNSALIAMFYVAVLAGLLHRFPVSFSQHTAGQIRNRKSGTSTGTKSSEQGESITFADVAGVDEAKEELEEIVEFLRNPDRYIRLGARPPRGVLLVGLPGTGKTLLAKAVAGEADVPFISCSASEFVELYVGMGASRVRDLFARAKKEAPSIIFIDEIDAVAKSRDGKFRIVSNDEREQTLNQLLTEMDGFDSNSAVIVLGATNRSDVLDPALRRPGRFDRVVMVETPDRIGREAILKVHASKKELPLAKDVDLGDIASMTTGFTGADLANLVNEAALLAGRQNKVVVEKIDFIHAVERSIAGIEKKTAKLQGSEKAVVARHEAGHAVVGTAVANLLPGQPRVEKLSILPRSGGALGFTYTPPTNEDRYLLFIDELRGRLVTLLGGRAAEEVVYSGRVSTGALDDIRRATDMAYKAIAEYGLSQSIGPVSIATLSNGGLDESGAVPWGRDQGHLVDLVQREVKALLQSALDVSLSIVRANPTVLEGLGAHLEEKEKVEGEELQKWLRLVVAPTELSVFISGKQESILPLQSLQTGS; from the exons ATGTCTGCGTTGGAATACTTATCTCCATTAACACACACCCAACTTTACTTGAATTCTGACTCCAATTTCCACCGCTGGCGGAGGCACACGGCGACATCGTTTCGGCACGCGGTGACGTCGACACGTTTCGCTCCCAATTCGGGACAGCCTAGGGTTCCGACTAGGCACGCTAATTTCTCGACCGATTCGTTGAGGTTCCATGTTTGGGGAGATTTCAAGAGGGGATACGATAGGATTAGGGCTAGCAGTGGCCAAGAGAGCGATTCCGCCGCGAGTTCCGGCGAGGAGAAGAGTGGCGACGGCGACAAGGGATCGAAGACGGCGACGGGGTCCGGCTCGAACAGGAGGAAGGAAAAGCAGCAGGGGAAgggagggtggtggtggtggtggttggggtCTAAAGGCGCCAGCGGTGGCAGCGGAGGGAAGTGGCGGTGGCAACCGATAGTTCAGGCTCAGGAGATTGGGGTTCTGCTTCTTCAGTTGGGGATTGTGGTGTTTGTTATGAGGTTGCTTAGGCCAGGGATTCCATTACCTGGGTCCGAACCTAGGGCTGCAACCTCGTTCGTGAGTGTTCCGTATAGTGAGTTCTTGAGCAAAATCAACAGTGACCAGGTTCAGAAGGTGGAGGTTGATGGGGTGCACATCATGTTCAAATTGAAGCCTGAGGTTGGAACTACTGGGAGTGATGGTAGTAGTGAAGTTGCTTCTTCTGGTG CCAACTAAGAGAATTGTTTACACCACCACTAGGCCTAGTGATATTAGGACTCCTTATGAGAAGATGCTGGAGAATCAGGTGGAGTTTGGGTCGCCGGATAAGCGGTCCGGAGGGTTCTTTAACTCGGCATTG ATAGCAATGTTCTATGTTGCTGTGCTAGCAGGGCTTCTCCACCGATTCCCTGTAAGCTTTTCTCAG CACACAGCTGGACAGATTAGAAACCGCAAATCCGGAACTTCTACTGGTACAAAGTCATCTGAACAAGGTGAATCTATCACTTTTGCTGATGTCGCCGGTGTTGATGAGGCTaaggaggagttagaagagatTGTG GAATTTCTTCGAAATCCCGATAGATATATACGGCTTGGAGCTCGTCCCCCGCGGGGTGTACTCTTG GTGGGTCTTCCTGGGACAGGTAAGACTCTACTAGCAAAAGCAGTGGCTGGGGAGGCTGATGTGCCATTTATAAGTTGTTCTGCTAGTGAGTTTGTAGAGTTGTATGTTGGCATGGGTGCCTCCCGTGTGAGAGATCTCTTTGCAAGGGCAAAGAAGGAAGCTCCATCCATAATATTTATTGATGAG ATAGATGCTGTGGCCAAAAGTCGGGATGGTAAATTTCGCATTGTCAGCAATGATGAACGAGAACAAACATTGAATCAGTTGCTCACT GAAATGGACGGGTTTGACAGCAACTCTGCAGTGATTGTTCTTGGAGCTACCAATCGCTCAGATGTCTTAGACCCTGCACTCCGGCGACCAGGAAGATTTGACCGTGTAGTTATG GTGGAAACACCGGACAGGATCGGTAGGGAAGCTATTCTAAAAGTACATGCTTCCAAGAAAGAACTTCCTTTGGCCAAGGATGTTGACCTTGGCGACATTGCTTCTATGACCACTGGTTTCACGGG AGCGGACCTTGCAAACCTAGTAAACGAGGCTGCTTTACTGGCGGGAAGGCAGAATAAAGTTGTTGTGGAGAAGATTGATTTCATCCATGCTGTGGAAAGATCAATAGCT GGCATAGAGAAGAAGACTGCTAAGTTACAAGGAAGTGAGAAGGCTGTAGTTGCACGACATGAAGCTGGTCATGCTGTAGTAGGCACTGCAGTTGCAAATCTTCTTCCTGGTCAGCCACGTGTTGAG AAACTGAGTATATTGCCAAGGTCCGGAGGGGCTTTAGGCTTTACTTATACTCCCCCAACAAATGAGGACAGATACTTGCTTTTCATTGATGAGTTGCGTGGTCGCTTGGTGACTCTTCTTGGAGGGCGTGCAGCAGAAGAAGTGGTTTATTCTGGTCGGGTATCAACAGGCGCACTTGATGACATACGACGAGCGACTGACATGGCATACAAAGCTATAGCTGAATATGGCCTAAGTCAGAGTATAGGCCCCGTGTCAATTGCCACCCTTTCTAATGGCGGACTGGATGAGTCTGGTGCAGTTCCTTGGGGAAGGGATCAG GGACATCTTGTTGACCTTGTCCAAAGAGAGGTGAAAGCATTATTGCAGTCTGCGCTGGATGTATCACTTTCCATTGTGCGAGCTAATCCTACTGTCTTGGAGGGTCTTGGTGCTCATTTGGAAG AAAAAGAGAAAGTAGAGGGTGAAGAGCTACAAAAGTGGTTAAGACTGGTAGTTGCACCAACGGAGCTTTCAGTCTTTATCAGTGGCAAGCAAGAATCTATTCTCCCGTTACAGTCATTGCAGACAGGTTCCTGA